One window from the genome of Nocardioides panaciterrulae encodes:
- a CDS encoding GNAT family N-acetyltransferase, with the protein MTTQAWASYDAAAVRARVAVRELSGVGELQEAAAVLGRIWGVPDNPPMSAELLRAMGKAESYVAGAYDADRPDGAMVGVCVGFHSTPAARTMHSHIAGVTPAVAGRHAGFALKLHQRAWCLDRGIELMEWTYDPLVSRNAYFNLAKLGARVAEYLPDFYGAMTDGINRHDESDRILVHWSLATPEVDAACAGTRVRAVVPSGAAASWVHVPRDIEALRLADPEQARGWRTKVRDQLLVALQAGGRVAGFDKEQGYLVLPYEGDACQ; encoded by the coding sequence ATGACCACGCAGGCATGGGCGTCGTACGACGCGGCGGCCGTCCGGGCCCGCGTCGCCGTACGCGAGCTCTCGGGGGTCGGGGAGCTGCAGGAGGCCGCGGCGGTGCTCGGCCGGATCTGGGGGGTGCCCGACAACCCTCCGATGAGCGCCGAGCTGCTGCGCGCGATGGGCAAGGCGGAGAGCTACGTCGCCGGCGCGTACGACGCGGACCGCCCGGACGGCGCGATGGTCGGGGTCTGTGTCGGCTTCCACTCCACCCCGGCCGCCCGCACGATGCACAGCCACATCGCCGGCGTGACCCCGGCCGTGGCCGGCCGGCACGCGGGCTTCGCGCTCAAGCTCCACCAGCGCGCGTGGTGCCTCGACCGCGGCATCGAGCTGATGGAGTGGACCTACGACCCGCTCGTCTCCCGCAACGCCTACTTCAACCTCGCCAAGCTCGGGGCGCGCGTCGCGGAGTACCTCCCCGACTTCTACGGTGCGATGACCGACGGCATCAACCGTCACGACGAGAGCGATCGCATCCTGGTCCACTGGTCGCTGGCCACGCCCGAGGTCGACGCCGCGTGCGCCGGCACCCGGGTGCGCGCGGTGGTGCCGAGCGGTGCCGCCGCCTCCTGGGTGCACGTGCCGCGTGACATCGAGGCGCTGCGCCTCGCCGATCCCGAGCAGGCCCGGGGCTGGCGCACCAAGGTGCGCGACCAGCTGCTCGTCGCGCTGCAGGCCGGCGGCCGCGTCGCCGGGTTCGACAAGGAGCAGGGCTATCTCGTCCTGCCGTACGAAGGAGACGCTTGCCAGTGA
- a CDS encoding M20/M25/M40 family metallo-hydrolase, with amino-acid sequence MTIGTTSSTPALDALLADLRELVECESPSSDLGAVERSADLVARLGTERLGVAPERIVIGGVHHLRWRFGDARAAGTVLVLAHHDTVWPVGTLERAPFTVTGGVLRGPGCFDMLAGLTMALHAIAGLADPAGGDPAGHR; translated from the coding sequence ATGACGATCGGGACCACGAGCTCCACCCCGGCGCTCGACGCCCTGCTCGCCGACCTGCGTGAGCTCGTCGAGTGCGAGTCGCCCTCGAGCGACCTGGGCGCGGTCGAGCGGTCGGCCGACCTGGTGGCCCGGCTCGGCACGGAGCGGCTCGGCGTGGCACCCGAACGCATCGTGATCGGCGGCGTCCACCACCTGCGCTGGCGGTTCGGGGACGCGCGGGCGGCGGGCACGGTGCTGGTGCTCGCCCACCACGACACCGTGTGGCCGGTGGGGACGCTCGAGCGGGCGCCGTTCACCGTCACCGGCGGTGTGCTGCGTGGACCCGGCTGCTTCGACATGCTCGCCGGGCTCACGATGGCGCTGCACGCCATCGCCGGCCTCGCCGACCCCGCCGGGGGTGACCCTGCTGGTCACCGGTGA
- a CDS encoding M20/M25/M40 family metallo-hydrolase — MTLLVTGDEELGSATSRELIEDEARTASAVLVLEASAAGGSLKTARKGVSLYEIDVVGRAAHAGLEPEKGVNATIELAHQVLAVAGMADPAAGTTVTTTAATSGTTTNTVPASARFAVDVRAWTAVEQERVDAALRSLRPVLAGAKVHVNGGINRPPLEESASLGLFERVRAVAARLGLPEPTRASVGGASDGNFTGGVGTPTLDGLGAVGGGAHADDEHVLVGRLVDRTVLLRALLEDLLAPHGERG; from the coding sequence GTGACCCTGCTGGTCACCGGTGACGAGGAGCTGGGCTCGGCGACCTCGCGGGAGCTGATCGAGGACGAGGCCCGCACGGCCTCGGCGGTGCTGGTGCTGGAGGCCTCGGCCGCCGGTGGCTCGCTCAAGACCGCCCGGAAGGGCGTGTCCCTCTATGAGATCGACGTCGTCGGCCGGGCGGCCCACGCCGGGCTGGAGCCCGAGAAGGGCGTGAACGCGACCATCGAGCTGGCCCACCAGGTCCTCGCTGTCGCCGGCATGGCCGACCCGGCCGCCGGCACGACGGTGACCACCACCGCGGCGACCTCCGGCACCACCACCAACACCGTGCCTGCAAGCGCGCGGTTCGCGGTCGACGTACGGGCGTGGACCGCGGTCGAGCAGGAGCGGGTGGACGCGGCGCTGCGGTCGCTGCGGCCAGTGCTGGCGGGGGCGAAGGTACACGTCAACGGCGGCATCAACCGGCCCCCGCTGGAGGAGAGCGCGTCGCTCGGGCTCTTCGAGCGGGTCCGGGCGGTCGCCGCCCGGCTCGGGCTGCCGGAGCCCACCCGGGCGTCGGTGGGCGGGGCCTCCGACGGCAACTTCACCGGCGGCGTCGGCACCCCGACCCTCGACGGCCTCGGCGCCGTCGGCGGCGGGGCGCACGCGGACGACGAGCACGTCCTCGTCGGCCGGCTGGTCGACCGCACCGTCCTGCTCCGGGCACTGCTCGAGGACCTGCTGGCACCACACGGGGAGCGGGGATGA
- the menC gene encoding o-succinylbenzoate synthase, producing the protein MNVKLEGVELRRIAMPLVSPFRTSFGTQTARDILLLRAVTADGEGWGECVAMADPLYSSEYVDATADVLRRFLLPALSDAAEELQRHGAPAVNAVLHKFKGHRMAKAALEMAVLDAELRAAGRSWARELGAVHDRVPSGVSVGIHDSIPALLDVVGGYLDAGYVRIKLKIEPGWDVEPVRAVRERFGDDLLLQVDANTAYTLRDARHLARLDAFDLLLIEQPLEEEDVLGHAELARQIRTPVCLDESIVSAQTAAAAISLGACSIINIKPGRVGGYLEAVRIHDLAAAHGLAVWCGGMVETGLGRAANAALGALPGFTLPGDISASDRFYRTDITEALTISEGYMDVPDGPGLGVTPVPDVLEEVTTATEWIAL; encoded by the coding sequence GTGAACGTGAAGCTCGAGGGCGTGGAGCTGCGACGCATCGCGATGCCGTTGGTGTCGCCCTTCCGGACGTCGTTCGGCACCCAGACGGCGCGGGACATCCTGCTGCTGCGCGCCGTCACCGCGGACGGTGAGGGCTGGGGGGAGTGCGTCGCCATGGCGGACCCGCTCTACTCCTCCGAGTACGTCGACGCGACGGCCGACGTGCTGCGCCGGTTCCTGCTACCGGCCCTCTCGGACGCCGCCGAGGAGCTGCAGCGGCACGGGGCGCCCGCCGTCAACGCCGTGCTGCACAAGTTCAAGGGCCACAGGATGGCCAAGGCGGCCCTCGAGATGGCGGTGCTCGACGCGGAGCTGCGCGCGGCCGGCCGGTCGTGGGCCCGCGAGCTGGGGGCGGTCCACGACCGCGTCCCGTCGGGCGTCTCGGTCGGCATCCACGACAGCATCCCGGCCCTGCTCGACGTGGTGGGCGGCTACCTCGATGCCGGCTACGTCCGGATCAAGCTGAAGATCGAGCCGGGCTGGGACGTGGAGCCGGTACGCGCCGTCCGCGAGCGCTTCGGTGACGACCTGCTCCTCCAGGTCGACGCGAACACGGCGTACACGCTGCGGGACGCGCGGCACCTCGCCCGGCTGGACGCGTTCGACCTGCTGCTCATCGAGCAGCCGCTCGAGGAGGAGGACGTGCTCGGTCACGCCGAGCTCGCGCGGCAGATCCGCACGCCCGTCTGCCTCGACGAGTCGATCGTGTCGGCGCAGACCGCCGCCGCCGCCATCTCGCTCGGCGCGTGCTCGATCATCAACATCAAGCCGGGTCGGGTCGGCGGCTACCTCGAGGCGGTCCGCATCCACGACCTGGCCGCGGCCCACGGGCTCGCCGTGTGGTGCGGCGGGATGGTCGAGACCGGTCTGGGCCGGGCCGCGAACGCCGCCCTGGGCGCGCTGCCCGGATTCACGCTGCCGGGCGACATCTCGGCCTCCGACCGGTTCTACCGCACCGACATCACCGAGGCGCTGACGATCTCCGAGGGCTACATGGACGTCCCGGACGGGCCGGGCCTGGGCGTCACGCCGGTCCCCGACGTGCTCGAGGAGGTCACGACCGCCACGGAGTGGATCGCGCTCTGA